From one Staphylococcus kloosii genomic stretch:
- a CDS encoding TrkH family potassium uptake protein, protein MSIFNQLFKKSSPQQGIVMYYLVAIIVSFLLLNLPFVHKAGAHVNPIDTLFVAVSGVSVTGLSPINIAETYSTFGQVIIMIILNIGGIGVMAIGTLLWVVLGKKIGIRERQLIMLDNNKDTMSGTVKLILDIVRTMLIIELIGAVLLTFYFYRDTPNIEYAIMQGLFVSVSATTNGGLDITGQSLIPYANDYFVQTIVMFLIILGSIGFPVLLEIKAYIKNRIPNFRFSLFAKITTVTYLFLFVFGVIIILLIEHNHAFHNMSWHKSLFYALFQSATTRSAGLQTIDVSHFSEGTNLIMGFLMFIGSSPSSVGGGIRTTTFAILILFLLNFNNNTEKLSIKAFNREIHTTDIQRSFAVFTMASFLTFISTVLILIIEQGKITFLQAFFEVMSSFGTCGLSLGVTDNVHGATKVILMILMFIGRVGLISFVIMIAGRREPDKYHYPKERIQIG, encoded by the coding sequence TTGTCCATTTTCAATCAATTATTTAAGAAATCCAGCCCTCAACAAGGGATAGTGATGTACTATTTAGTTGCGATTATCGTATCATTTTTATTATTAAATTTACCTTTTGTACATAAAGCGGGTGCACATGTAAATCCTATAGATACATTATTTGTAGCTGTATCAGGAGTTAGTGTTACTGGTCTTTCGCCCATTAATATAGCCGAAACATATTCTACCTTTGGCCAAGTCATTATAATGATTATATTGAATATAGGTGGCATTGGTGTCATGGCTATTGGTACGCTATTATGGGTGGTTTTAGGTAAAAAAATTGGTATTCGCGAACGCCAACTTATTATGCTAGATAACAATAAAGATACGATGAGTGGTACTGTAAAATTGATATTAGACATTGTAAGAACAATGTTAATTATTGAACTTATCGGTGCAGTATTATTAACATTTTATTTTTATAGAGATACACCGAATATAGAATATGCCATTATGCAAGGGCTCTTTGTATCCGTATCAGCAACAACAAATGGCGGTTTAGATATTACAGGACAATCTTTAATACCATATGCTAATGATTATTTTGTACAGACGATTGTTATGTTTTTAATAATACTCGGTTCCATTGGATTTCCAGTCTTATTAGAAATTAAGGCTTATATTAAAAACAGAATACCGAACTTTAGATTTTCACTTTTTGCAAAAATTACTACTGTGACTTATTTGTTTTTATTTGTTTTTGGTGTGATTATTATTTTACTAATTGAACATAATCATGCATTTCATAATATGTCATGGCACAAAAGTTTATTTTATGCACTATTCCAATCAGCCACAACTAGAAGTGCTGGTTTACAAACTATTGATGTTAGTCATTTTAGTGAAGGAACTAACCTAATTATGGGATTCTTAATGTTTATTGGTTCTTCACCGAGTTCTGTAGGTGGTGGTATTCGTACCACGACTTTTGCGATATTAATACTCTTCCTATTAAACTTTAATAACAACACTGAAAAATTATCTATTAAAGCATTCAATCGTGAAATTCACACTACTGATATTCAGCGTTCATTTGCAGTTTTCACGATGGCTTCATTTTTAACGTTTATTAGTACAGTGCTTATTTTAATTATAGAGCAAGGGAAAATAACATTTTTACAAGCGTTCTTCGAAGTTATGTCGTCATTCGGTACTTGTGGTTTATCACTGGGCGTAACGGATAACGTACACGGAGCAACAAAGGTTATTTTAATGATCTTAATGTTTATTGGCCGTGTTGGCTTGATTAGCTTCGTAATTATGATAGCAGGTAGAAGAGAACCTGATAAATATCATTATCCAAAAGAACGTATACAAATCGGTTAA
- a CDS encoding TerC family protein, whose amino-acid sequence MDPSLILPYLWVLVVLVFLEGLLAADNAVVMAVMVKHLPPEQRKKALFYGLLGAFVFRFMALFLISIIANFWFIQAAGALYLLYMSSKNLYEFFKHKDKEEQESGDDHHYGEDGEEIKAGPKAFWGTVFKVEFADIAFAIDSMLAALAIAMTIPKVGIHFGGMDLGQFVVMFLGGMIGVIIMRFAATWFVELLNKYPGLEGAAFAIVGWVGIKLVVLVLAHKDIGVLPHEFPHGMLWQSIFWSVMILLVIIGWLSSMRHNKNQNK is encoded by the coding sequence ATGGATCCGAGTTTGATTTTACCTTATTTGTGGGTACTTGTAGTTTTGGTATTCCTAGAAGGTCTATTGGCAGCAGATAATGCTGTAGTTATGGCAGTTATGGTAAAACATTTACCACCAGAACAACGTAAAAAAGCATTGTTCTACGGTTTATTAGGTGCATTTGTTTTTAGATTTATGGCGTTATTTTTAATTAGTATTATTGCTAATTTCTGGTTTATACAAGCAGCAGGAGCACTTTATTTACTATATATGTCTTCTAAAAACCTGTATGAATTCTTTAAGCATAAAGACAAAGAAGAACAAGAATCCGGCGATGATCACCATTATGGTGAGGATGGAGAAGAAATTAAAGCTGGCCCTAAAGCGTTTTGGGGCACAGTATTTAAAGTGGAATTTGCAGACATCGCCTTTGCTATAGATTCAATGCTTGCAGCGTTGGCAATTGCAATGACGATTCCGAAAGTTGGCATACATTTCGGTGGTATGGATTTAGGTCAATTTGTTGTTATGTTCTTAGGTGGCATGATTGGTGTCATTATTATGCGTTTCGCTGCAACTTGGTTTGTTGAGTTACTCAATAAATATCCTGGTCTAGAAGGCGCTGCCTTTGCCATCGTAGGTTGGGTCGGTATCAAATTAGTCGTGTTAGTATTAGCGCACAAAGATATTGGTGTATTACCACATGAATTCCCACATGGTATGTTATGGCAGTCAATATTCTGGTCAGTTATGATTTTACTCGTAATCATTGGCTGGTTATCATCAATGAGACACAATAAAAATCAAAACAAATAA
- a CDS encoding YueH family protein, with protein MAIRYLKDETRVYLYINEENNVYFVGIPDYNWSVEVSTLLDTIGIKEEFVMHLFTIFDEQKSTHITNQIIEWLEVLKENINEY; from the coding sequence GTGGCGATTAGATATTTAAAAGATGAAACGCGAGTTTATTTATATATTAATGAAGAGAATAATGTCTATTTTGTAGGGATTCCAGATTATAATTGGTCTGTAGAAGTATCTACTTTATTAGATACAATAGGTATTAAAGAAGAATTTGTAATGCATTTATTTACTATTTTCGACGAACAAAAATCTACACATATTACCAATCAAATCATTGAATGGTTAGAAGTATTAAAGGAGAATATAAATGAGTATTAA
- a CDS encoding YkvS family protein — protein sequence MTVAEVGNIVEFYDGLKGRVEKINDNSVIVDLTIMENFAQLDLPEKTVINHKRYKIVDQEG from the coding sequence ATGACTGTCGCTGAAGTAGGTAATATTGTAGAATTTTATGATGGCTTAAAAGGCAGAGTTGAAAAAATAAATGATAATTCGGTCATCGTTGACTTAACTATCATGGAAAATTTCGCTCAGTTAGATTTACCTGAGAAAACTGTTATTAATCATAAAAGATATAAAATTGTTGACCAAGAAGGATAA
- a CDS encoding S1C family serine protease, with product MVDKDKKQVIPRSKYRRSRRQFFHNEEREQRVKQEQQLRQQQAQKDATLAQNNKERVKENLQKSRIEKLTQEEIQHQQEIANQRNKVPATDLDETKNDTANADTDEEQFDKSSADEQQDQPVTEQHDVTDDKQIDAATNKDAVADNNQSNDDQNLSDTSLNDSETVSEDNHKKENDQPFYTEASQQSRVNQFISDDERYKETDDDASSNTYGTKSNNAKENSLSSRTKGFFSQNWAKLLIIIGVILLLTLMNAIFNNVDHNGHDSNALFKSSNNHKPKYTATMKSANSAIRSVVTVENDTSNNSSSVQKETKEARKDSELGSGVVYKKVGDSIFIITNAHVVGDKEEQKITYGENKAVKGKVLGTDKWSDIAVVKAKLTQDSDVKAIKMGDSKNLILGEPLVVVGNPLGTEFKGSVSKGIISGLNRHVPVDIDKDGHYDVLMDAFQMDAPVNPGNSGGAVVNRNGKLIGIASMKISMKNVEGMAFAIPVNHVQTIAEQLEKKGKVNYPNTGVKIASVNELDDTAKQSINLPSKVDNGVVVGEVKPEGPADKSGLQKNDVIVKLDGKQVEDTLRYRQIIFSHKNDLKPLSAQIYRDGNLKNIKLKLK from the coding sequence ATGGTGGATAAAGATAAAAAACAGGTGATACCTAGAAGTAAGTATCGTCGCTCACGCCGCCAGTTTTTTCATAATGAAGAACGTGAACAACGTGTAAAACAAGAACAACAGCTCCGTCAGCAACAAGCTCAAAAAGATGCGACGTTAGCACAAAACAATAAAGAACGTGTGAAAGAGAATTTACAAAAATCACGTATCGAAAAACTAACTCAAGAAGAAATACAACATCAACAAGAAATTGCCAATCAACGTAATAAAGTGCCAGCAACTGATTTAGATGAAACAAAAAATGATACTGCAAATGCAGATACAGACGAAGAACAATTTGACAAATCATCTGCTGATGAACAACAAGATCAACCAGTAACTGAACAACATGATGTTACAGATGATAAGCAGATTGATGCTGCAACTAATAAAGATGCGGTGGCTGATAATAATCAGTCTAACGATGATCAAAACTTAAGCGATACTTCGTTAAATGACAGTGAAACGGTGTCGGAAGACAACCATAAAAAAGAAAACGATCAACCATTTTACACTGAAGCATCACAGCAATCACGTGTGAATCAATTTATTTCAGATGATGAACGTTATAAAGAGACCGACGATGATGCTTCGTCAAACACATACGGCACGAAATCAAATAATGCTAAGGAAAACAGTTTGTCTTCGCGTACGAAAGGCTTCTTTTCTCAAAATTGGGCAAAGCTATTAATTATTATAGGTGTTATTTTATTGTTAACGTTAATGAACGCAATATTTAATAATGTGGATCATAACGGTCACGATAGCAATGCATTATTTAAATCAAGTAACAATCATAAACCTAAATACACAGCTACTATGAAAAGTGCTAATAGCGCCATTCGTTCAGTTGTAACTGTTGAGAATGATACCAGCAATAATTCATCTTCTGTTCAAAAGGAAACTAAGGAAGCTAGAAAAGATAGTGAGTTAGGATCCGGTGTCGTCTACAAGAAAGTGGGCGACTCCATTTTTATTATTACTAATGCTCACGTTGTTGGTGATAAAGAGGAACAAAAAATTACATATGGTGAAAATAAAGCAGTTAAAGGTAAAGTTTTAGGGACTGATAAATGGTCAGATATTGCTGTTGTTAAAGCGAAACTAACTCAAGATTCAGATGTTAAAGCTATAAAAATGGGCGATTCTAAAAATTTAATATTAGGTGAACCCCTTGTTGTAGTCGGTAACCCGTTAGGAACTGAATTCAAAGGTTCAGTGTCTAAAGGAATTATTTCTGGTTTAAATAGACATGTGCCAGTAGATATCGATAAAGATGGTCATTATGATGTTTTAATGGATGCATTTCAAATGGATGCCCCTGTAAATCCAGGGAATTCAGGTGGTGCAGTTGTAAATAGAAATGGCAAACTAATTGGTATTGCATCTATGAAAATAAGCATGAAGAACGTTGAAGGCATGGCGTTTGCTATACCAGTAAATCATGTTCAAACAATTGCCGAACAACTTGAGAAAAAAGGTAAAGTTAATTATCCTAATACAGGCGTTAAAATTGCTAGTGTAAATGAATTAGATGATACAGCTAAGCAATCAATAAACTTACCTAGTAAAGTAGACAACGGTGTAGTAGTCGGAGAAGTTAAGCCTGAAGGCCCTGCAGATAAATCAGGGTTGCAAAAAAATGATGTCATAGTAAAATTAGATGGAAAACAAGTGGAAGATACGCTTAGATATAGACAAATTATTTTCAGTCATAAAAATGACCTGAAACCTTTATCAGCTCAAATTTATCGCGATGGAAATTTAAAAAATATCAAGCTCAAATTGAAGTAA
- a CDS encoding peptide chain release factor 3 → MSIKEEIESRKTFAIISHPDAGKTTLTEKLLLFGGAIREAGTVKGKKSGKFATSDWMKVEQERGISVTSSVMQFDYDHYKINILDTPGHEDFSEDTYRTLMAVDSAVMVIDCAKGIEPQTLKLFKVCKMRGIPIFTFINKLDRVGKEPFELLDEIEETLEIETYPMNWPVGMGQNFFGIIDRKDKTIEPFRDEENILHLNDDYELEEDHAITNDSAYQQAIEELMLVEEAGENFDEEALLSGDLTPVFFGSALANFGVENFLNAYVDHAPMPNARQTKEDVSVSPFDTDFSGFIFKIQANMDPKHRDRIAFMRIVSGAFERGMDVSLQRTKKKQKITRSTSFMADDKETLNHAVAGDIIGLYDTGNYQIGDTLVGGNQKYSFQELPQFTPEIFMKVSAKNVMKQKHFHKGIEQLVQEGAIQYYKTLHTNQIILGAVGQLQFEVFEHRIKNEYNVDVVMEPVGRKIARWIENEEDIQDKMNSTRSILVKDRYDQYVFLFENEFATRWFEDKFPEIKLYSLL, encoded by the coding sequence ATGAGTATTAAAGAAGAAATAGAATCGAGAAAAACCTTTGCGATAATTTCTCATCCTGACGCCGGTAAAACGACGTTAACAGAAAAATTATTACTATTTGGTGGTGCCATAAGAGAAGCTGGTACCGTTAAAGGTAAAAAAAGTGGCAAGTTTGCAACGAGTGATTGGATGAAAGTAGAACAAGAACGTGGTATTTCAGTTACGAGTTCAGTTATGCAATTTGATTACGATCATTATAAGATTAATATTTTAGATACACCTGGGCACGAAGACTTTTCAGAAGATACTTATCGTACACTAATGGCGGTGGATAGTGCAGTCATGGTTATTGACTGTGCCAAAGGTATAGAGCCACAAACTTTGAAACTCTTTAAAGTTTGTAAAATGAGAGGTATTCCAATCTTTACTTTTATTAATAAATTAGACCGAGTGGGTAAAGAGCCATTCGAATTATTAGATGAAATCGAAGAAACATTAGAAATTGAAACATACCCTATGAATTGGCCAGTTGGTATGGGGCAAAACTTTTTCGGTATTATCGACCGTAAAGACAAAACAATCGAACCATTTAGAGATGAAGAAAACATACTTCATTTAAATGACGATTACGAATTAGAAGAAGATCATGCCATTACAAACGATAGTGCTTATCAACAAGCCATCGAAGAATTAATGTTAGTTGAAGAAGCGGGCGAGAACTTTGATGAAGAAGCATTATTATCCGGAGATTTAACGCCAGTATTTTTCGGTTCTGCATTAGCTAATTTCGGCGTAGAAAACTTTTTAAATGCATATGTTGATCATGCACCGATGCCAAACGCAAGACAAACAAAAGAAGATGTTTCTGTATCTCCATTTGATACAGATTTCTCAGGCTTTATCTTTAAAATCCAAGCAAATATGGACCCGAAACATAGAGACAGAATTGCCTTTATGAGAATTGTAAGTGGTGCATTTGAGCGTGGTATGGATGTATCATTACAACGTACAAAGAAAAAACAAAAGATTACACGTTCAACATCGTTTATGGCGGATGATAAAGAAACATTAAATCACGCTGTTGCAGGTGATATTATTGGTTTGTATGATACAGGAAACTACCAAATCGGTGATACATTAGTTGGAGGAAATCAAAAATATAGTTTCCAAGAACTCCCACAATTTACACCTGAAATCTTTATGAAAGTATCTGCCAAAAATGTTATGAAACAAAAGCATTTCCATAAAGGTATAGAACAACTTGTGCAAGAAGGTGCCATTCAGTACTATAAAACGTTGCACACAAATCAAATTATATTAGGTGCAGTAGGGCAACTACAATTTGAAGTTTTTGAACATAGAATTAAAAATGAATATAACGTCGATGTTGTTATGGAGCCTGTGGGCCGTAAAATAGCACGTTGGATTGAGAATGAAGAAGATATTCAAGATAAAATGAACTCGACACGTTCTATATTAGTTAAAGATCGTTATGACCAATACGTCTTCTTATTCGAAAATGAATTTGCTACAAGATGGTTTGAAGATAAGTTTCCAGAAATTAAACTATATAGTTTGTTATAA
- a CDS encoding lipoate--protein ligase gives MKFVSNNNITDPTINLAMEEYVLKNMPNDDSYFLFYVNRPSIIIGKNQNTIEEVNQEYVEKHNIDVVRRISGGGAVYHDTGNLNFSFITDDDGNSFHNFKKFTEPIVEALKSLGVDAEMSGRNDIQVGQAKISGNAMVKVKSRMFSHGTLILNSDLNEIQNALRVNPAKIKSKGIKSVRSRVANIVEFLDEPIDIDTFKKVILKTIFGEADHVEEYKLTDQDWENIEQLSNEKYRTWEWNYGKNPKYNFVREEKFEKGFVQLKFDVKKGRIEHAKIFGDFFGEGDITELEHALEGTLHDFDSIAEALSQYDIRHYFGDIDRYELIRLMS, from the coding sequence ATGAAATTCGTTAGCAACAATAATATTACAGATCCGACTATCAATTTAGCGATGGAGGAATATGTTTTAAAAAATATGCCGAATGATGATAGTTATTTTCTTTTTTACGTCAATAGACCATCTATTATAATCGGTAAAAACCAAAATACTATCGAAGAAGTAAACCAAGAATATGTGGAAAAACATAATATCGACGTGGTTAGACGTATATCTGGTGGTGGGGCAGTATACCATGATACTGGTAATCTGAATTTTAGTTTTATTACTGACGACGATGGTAATAGTTTCCATAATTTTAAAAAATTTACAGAACCAATTGTAGAAGCATTAAAATCATTGGGTGTAGATGCAGAGATGAGTGGACGCAACGATATTCAAGTCGGACAAGCAAAAATTTCCGGTAATGCAATGGTTAAAGTGAAATCACGAATGTTTAGTCATGGGACTTTGATATTAAACAGTGATTTAAATGAGATACAAAATGCACTCCGTGTGAATCCAGCCAAAATAAAATCAAAAGGAATTAAATCAGTCCGCAGTCGTGTCGCAAATATTGTTGAATTTTTAGATGAACCTATCGATATTGATACATTTAAAAAAGTGATTCTAAAAACTATTTTTGGTGAAGCGGACCATGTAGAAGAATATAAATTAACTGATCAAGATTGGGAAAACATTGAACAATTAAGCAATGAAAAATATCGTACATGGGAATGGAATTATGGTAAAAATCCTAAATATAACTTTGTTAGAGAAGAAAAGTTTGAAAAAGGGTTCGTGCAGCTTAAATTCGATGTTAAAAAAGGTCGCATAGAACATGCAAAAATATTTGGAGATTTCTTCGGTGAAGGAGATATTACTGAGTTAGAACATGCATTAGAAGGTACATTGCATGATTTTGATAGTATAGCAGAAGCATTATCACAATATGATATCCGGCATTATTTTGGGGATATTGACCGTTATGAATTAATCAGACTTATGTCATAA
- a CDS encoding CPBP family glutamic-type intramembrane protease — translation MKRISNALLWYIISFIVFHIILYIMWGEKQEYWNLYTGIMLIAGVSYVFYQRDINSKRLLSSIGVGILSGIVLIVVQLIMAAIAYDLTYAQLVKQLAHTGVYYKWQMLITLIFVIPCHELYMRTVLQKELINLKLPNWLSIIITALCSASLFYYLDNLWIVLFIFIVQLILSISYLYTRRIATTIIAQIVAVVILLIFNG, via the coding sequence ATGAAAAGAATTTCAAATGCATTGTTATGGTATATTATTAGCTTCATTGTATTTCATATCATTTTATACATCATGTGGGGAGAAAAACAAGAATACTGGAACTTATACACTGGTATTATGTTAATTGCAGGCGTGAGTTATGTTTTCTATCAAAGAGACATTAACTCTAAACGCCTTTTATCTTCTATTGGTGTTGGTATTCTAAGTGGTATCGTGCTTATAGTTGTCCAACTTATAATGGCGGCTATTGCTTATGATTTAACTTATGCGCAATTAGTTAAACAGTTAGCACACACTGGTGTTTATTATAAATGGCAAATGCTTATTACATTAATTTTTGTAATACCATGCCATGAATTATATATGCGTACAGTATTACAAAAAGAACTAATCAATTTGAAACTACCGAATTGGCTTAGTATCATCATAACAGCACTTTGTTCTGCGTCACTCTTTTATTACTTGGATAACCTATGGATAGTATTATTTATTTTTATCGTTCAACTTATATTATCTATCAGTTATTTATATACACGCAGAATTGCTACAACAATCATTGCACAAATTGTAGCAGTTGTTATCTTATTAATCTTTAATGGATAA
- a CDS encoding bifunctional metallophosphatase/5'-nucleotidase: MTQSEKISIDIIATSDMHSYFLNGQHGSNIYRAGTYVKQMREQGKEVLLLDSGGSLAGSLAAFYYAVVAPYKRHPMIKLMNAMSYDASGISPNEFKFGLSFFSRAVSLSRFPWLSANIEYKQTREPYFSTPYTIKEIGGIKLAIVGLTSDGLMDREYFEMEQDVAIEKTLLSAKRWIRYIHEVEAPDFLIVIYHGGINQLNKSSNEREQNVNEAEKIMQEVGVIDLLITGHQHQTFIGKDDQTVYVQAGQNAKNLIHILVDFKKRTSSFELEDITSEIIDLNDYEEDEALLTETYYDRKAVEYWSEEIISAQDVDAKVNGLEDVITKPHPFTQLLHDSIRLVYDFDISCVHLPKSGEEGLSGQVANVDLYNAYPHPDIPINLTLKGQQIKDMLEYSYSHIEFTNGTLSVTIIDETLCTFWQGIDYEVDMTADPFNRVTLHNINLEHMYRVSMTDYCYRNFRQYLENTVVHGTKNVTMNDLIARNLKDHNYAIQDKQSFKVKM, from the coding sequence ATGACACAGAGCGAAAAAATATCTATAGACATTATTGCGACTTCGGATATGCACAGCTACTTTTTAAATGGACAACACGGTTCTAATATTTATCGTGCTGGAACGTATGTAAAACAAATGCGAGAACAAGGTAAAGAAGTACTATTACTAGATAGTGGTGGTAGTTTAGCGGGCTCTTTAGCAGCTTTTTATTATGCTGTCGTTGCTCCGTATAAACGACATCCAATGATTAAGTTAATGAATGCGATGAGTTATGATGCTAGTGGTATAAGTCCTAATGAATTTAAATTTGGCTTATCATTTTTTTCTAGAGCTGTGTCGCTCTCTAGATTTCCATGGCTATCAGCAAATATTGAATACAAACAAACGCGTGAACCATATTTTTCTACGCCATATACCATTAAAGAAATAGGGGGCATTAAACTAGCAATCGTAGGTTTAACCTCTGACGGTTTAATGGATCGTGAATATTTTGAAATGGAGCAGGATGTGGCGATTGAAAAAACATTATTATCTGCTAAACGTTGGATTCGATATATTCATGAAGTAGAAGCGCCAGACTTTTTAATCGTCATTTACCATGGTGGTATTAATCAGTTAAATAAATCATCTAACGAACGCGAACAAAATGTTAATGAGGCAGAAAAAATTATGCAAGAAGTTGGTGTAATAGATTTATTAATCACTGGCCATCAACACCAAACTTTTATTGGCAAAGATGACCAAACTGTCTATGTTCAAGCCGGCCAAAATGCCAAAAATCTTATTCACATTCTCGTTGATTTTAAAAAGCGTACAAGTTCTTTTGAATTAGAAGATATAACTTCTGAAATTATCGACTTAAATGATTATGAAGAAGATGAAGCATTATTAACCGAAACATACTATGATAGAAAAGCAGTCGAATATTGGAGTGAAGAAATTATTTCTGCGCAAGATGTCGATGCTAAGGTAAATGGTTTGGAAGATGTTATCACAAAACCACATCCATTTACACAATTGTTACATGACAGCATTAGACTCGTTTATGATTTTGACATCTCTTGTGTGCATTTACCTAAAAGTGGCGAAGAAGGATTATCAGGACAAGTAGCAAACGTTGATTTGTATAATGCTTATCCGCATCCAGACATTCCGATTAATTTAACATTAAAAGGACAACAAATTAAAGATATGTTGGAATATAGCTATTCACATATTGAATTCACAAATGGCACGCTAAGCGTAACAATTATTGATGAAACGTTATGTACATTTTGGCAAGGTATAGATTATGAAGTTGATATGACTGCAGACCCATTTAACAGAGTGACATTGCATAATATTAATCTCGAACATATGTATCGCGTAAGTATGACTGATTATTGTTATCGTAATTTCCGTCAATACTTAGAAAACACTGTCGTGCATGGCACAAAAAATGTGACAATGAATGATTTAATAGCGCGAAATTTAAAAGACCACAATTACGCTATACAAGATAAACAAAGTTTCAAAGTGAAAATGTGA
- a CDS encoding YitT family protein → MKAIIKDHYKNIIICLIGTFVNAVGVNCFLLGSNLGDGGTVGISLALKYSLGLSPALTSFIINVILIIIGWKYLSKTVAIYTVISNSSLSLFLELTKHMNLGIDDFVINALFGGAIIGASVGFVLSTGSTVGGPAVVARILNKYFGFKTAKSIFILDSLIVLSFLMVLPLKNVLFTIIMLFVTERATSFIIEGFNPKKAVTIISEKNEVIADKINAFTGRGSTILPSKGGYSKNASGMLYVVVPQSQVTKIKNLVNQEDEKAFLVIHDVRDVLGSTFISNIT, encoded by the coding sequence ATGAAAGCTATAATTAAAGATCATTATAAAAATATTATTATTTGTTTAATTGGTACTTTCGTCAATGCTGTTGGTGTAAATTGCTTTCTATTAGGTTCAAATTTAGGTGATGGAGGAACAGTAGGGATATCGTTAGCTTTAAAGTATTCACTTGGTCTTTCTCCAGCATTAACATCATTTATTATTAATGTCATTCTTATTATTATAGGGTGGAAATATTTAAGTAAAACTGTAGCAATTTATACGGTGATTTCAAATTCATCGTTATCATTATTTTTAGAATTAACAAAACATATGAATCTAGGTATTGATGATTTTGTCATTAACGCATTATTTGGTGGGGCTATTATAGGAGCCAGTGTTGGGTTTGTATTATCTACGGGCAGTACAGTAGGCGGACCTGCCGTTGTAGCTAGAATATTAAATAAATATTTTGGTTTTAAAACAGCTAAATCTATTTTTATACTAGATAGTTTAATCGTATTATCCTTCTTAATGGTTTTACCATTAAAAAATGTATTATTCACAATTATAATGCTGTTCGTAACTGAAAGAGCAACCTCATTTATTATAGAAGGATTTAATCCTAAAAAGGCTGTTACGATTATATCTGAGAAAAACGAGGTTATAGCAGACAAGATTAATGCTTTCACAGGAAGAGGATCTACGATTTTGCCAAGTAAAGGTGGTTACTCTAAAAACGCTTCAGGTATGCTTTATGTAGTTGTACCGCAATCTCAAGTAACTAAAATCAAAAATTTAGTAAATCAAGAAGATGAGAAGGCATTCTTGGTTATACATGATGTACGTGATGTCTTAGGTAGTACATTTATAAGTAATATAACTTAA